A window of Exiguobacterium sp. Helios genomic DNA:
AATTGAATCCATATATCCTTTCATCAAGTAGGTATTCATCGGAATTTGCCCGCCGATATATAACAGAATCAGCAGCCAATGACTATTCATCATGCCAAGTAGCTGGGCCAGCACGAACAGGGCAATCAAGGCTGAAAACTGCGGAATCATCTGTAACAGCAAGAACAACGTCAAGGCTTGCTGGCGTCCTTTGAAGCGAAACCTTGAAAAAGCATAGGCTGTAAAAGAAACACTGACAACCGTCCCGAGCATCGTAAAGAGACTGATTTTCAAAGAATTCATATACCAATGACCGTATTGCAGACTTTCTTTTCCGGCAAATAATTCCCGGTAATGATCAAGTGTTGGATTTTTCGGAATGATCGATGTGCTGACTAAACTGTTGCCCGGATTAAAGCTCGCACCAATCGTCCACAGGAGGGGATAGATGATGCAGGTCGCAACGAACAGCAGAATCAAATAGGTCAGCGTCAGACGAACCGTCCGTGTCTTGTTTCCAGTCGCCATCCCGATCACGCTCCTTCCTTAAAGGCGTTCGTACGTCTAAACTGCCATAACGCAATCGCGATGACAAAAATCGACAGTAAGATTGTCAAGGCGGCCGCTAACGCATATTGACCGGACTGCATCGTCAATTTATATATCCAGGAGACGAGAATATCCGTTCCGCCGGCATTGGAACCGGGTACGGACGGTCCGCCCCCGTTAAAGAGATAGATGATATTAAAGTTATTGAAATTAAACGTGAACTGGGTAATGATGATCGGCGACATTGCAATCAGTACCATCGGCATCGTAATATGTCGAAACTTCGCAAACATCGACGCCCCGTCAATCGTTGCTGCTTCGTATAAATCATCCGGAATTGATTGCAGGACACCTGTCGTCACTAAAAAGACGTACGGGAATCCGAGCCATCCCTGCATAAAAACGAGGGCAACACGTGTCCACTTCTCATCCGTTAACCACGGGACCGGATCAAGACCGAACAGAGACAAGATGTCCAGATTGATGGCACCGAAGCTGTCATTAAAGAGTCCGGCAAAGACAAGAATCGTCACAAAACCAGGAACCGCCCACGGCAAGACGAAAATCGTCCGAATGACACGTTTGAACTGGACCTCTTTTTGATTGACGAGTACTGCTAAAAAAATACCGAGCGACACTTGTAAGGTCGAGGCGACTAAGGTCCAGACAATTGTCCAAGACAACACATCAAAGAACGTCGACCGCCAAATATCAACTGTGAAGATTTGAGCAAAGGTAGAAAATCCGACCCAATCCGCCAGTTTGGCAGGCGGGGAATGGTACAAATCATAATTCGTGAACGCCAAGGCGAAACTGAACAAAATGGGAAAGATTACGGCAAAGATCAATAGAAACAACGAAGGTCCGCTGACTAAATAGGGATAACCCTGATCCATTAAATTCCGATAATCCGACCACAAAGAATCCGGTCGGACGCCTTGGTCACGTTTTTGCCCATTGCGGTAGGCGTCCCGTAAATTAAATACATACAGACCGATCCCAAATAACAGGACGATGATCGCGATGATGCCTTGTGCCAACAAAAAAATCGAGTTGTCGCGGGGTACTTCTGTTCCGAGCGTCACGATTCCCCATAGCCCCATGTTGAGCAGATCGGCGAACGCTATCCAAAAGGCAATGCTGACTGCGAGCAAGAGTCCGCCTTTCATCCATTGCCGGTGATACAATTGGCCAAGTCCTGGAATGATTGATAACATCAATCCAATTTTCCGGTGTTGCACGTCCTTCACCTCTTTACTAGAATCTCCGACTGTCAGGCATTGTCATATTAAACACGGTTATTTCGTTCCGTGTTTCGCCTTAATCTGACCGTCAATCGTCTTGACGGCTTGCTTCATCGCTGCTTCCGGTCCCGCTTTTCCGGTGGCAATCGTTTGAAGTGCGGCATCAACCGGCTTCCAGACTTCATTCATTTCGGGGACGTTCGGTGTTAACTCGGAAAATTTAGATTGTTCGGCTACCGCTTGTGCGGCTGGACTTTTTGTGACCGCAGGATCTTCTGCCAACGCACTGACGGCCGGAACTTCTTTTGTGATTACAAAACGTTTTTTAGAGTTTTCCGCATTCGTCAAATAAAGCGCCAGTTTGCTCGCAAGCTCCGATCGTTTGGAATAGGCACTGACATTATAACTTTTGACGCCGATGAAAGAACTCATATTTTTCCCGTTTTCAAGTTCCGGCAGTTTTGTGATACCGAAATCAATGCCGGCTTTCGTAAACGGCTCGACATTCCAGGGACCGGAGATGATGGCGGCCGCTTTCCCTTCCGTAAACAGGGACTCGAGGACATTGATGCCCTGCTCACCGATGATGCCTGCCGGGAATAATTTTTCCTTGTAAAACTTTTGAATATACGTCGCACCTTCGATTGCTCCGGTATTCCCAAGCCCGACTCGGTTCGTCTGATACTTCCCTTGGTCATCCAGCTTAAAAATGTAGCCGCCATATCCGCTCAGGACACTTTGGGCATAATAAATTTGATCAAATAAAGCGAGAAATCCAAATGATTGTCCCGTTGCCGTTTTTTTCGATAAGGCATACCACTCTTCCAATGTTTTCGGTAATTTCTCTTCTGACACCAGTTTTTTGTTGTAGTATAAAACGGTTGTTTCCACTGCTTTCGGGACACCATAGAGTTTCCCGTCCACTTTTTGCGAATCGAGCGCAACATCGGTATAAATCGACTGGACCTCTTTCGGAACATCCATCTCCTTGATGATTCCTTCTGTTACGGCAGTCCCAATCTGATCCCCCGGCATCGTCAATAAATCGGGACCGGTCCCTGCCGGACCATCTAATCGCAAATCCTCGATTTGCTTGGCATACGGTTTTTCAACGACTTTTACATCAACGCCGTTATCTTGTTCGAATTTCGAAACGATGTCTTTGATTCCTTCTCCTTTTTCAATGTCTTCCCAGACAACAAGCTTCGCTTCCTTACCCGAAGTTTCATCCTTCTTCTGCGACTCTTCCCCGGGGCCACATGCCGCGAGCGAAACCGTTAACGCCAGACTACTCAGGACCGTCATATATGTAATGGTTTTTTTCATCTACTTTTTCCTCCTGTGGATCATATTATGAAAAGATTAAAACACTTTTTGTAAGCGCTTTAATAATCAAAATATAGCACCACAAGAAAACTTTGTAAATAAATTTAGTAAAAAATTTTACTAAATTTATTTACAAAGTGCTTTTACGCGTAATCAATTCCGCACCGATATAGACCGTTTTGACGATATTTCGTTTCTTCAACACACGTTCCAGTAAAAGTTGAATCGCATTTTGACAAATCTCCTCGAGGTCAATATGGAATGTCGTCAGAGGCGGCGACACATATTTCGAAATACTTGTATCATTGACACTGATCAGACTGACCCGTTTCGGAATCTCGATCTGTTGCTCGTTCAAGACTTGTAAACAACCGACTGCAATCGGATCCGCCGCTACATAAAACGCTGTCGGCAACTCTTCCCCGAGTTGTTCGACCGCCTGATTCATTAAGTAATGTCCATTGTCGACCGAAAATCCTTGCCGGCAAAAGATGAAGTCTTCCCGCAACAAGTCACGTTCTTCCATCGTTTGACGAAATGCCCGCTCCCGTCCATCCATCTCTTCCGCGTCCGTATCGAGGTTATGGTACGTGCCGCCGATAAACCCGATCTTTTCATGACCTTGCTCCACCAGCACTTCAACTGCCTGACGGGTGATTTGCGCAAGATCCGGACGAACCGAATCGTAATGTGCGGGATCCGGTGTAGAGTCGATGAATACGCCATGCGGTGTCAATTCTCTCAAATATTCCAGCTCACGGTTCATGAATGAACCGACGGCAATGAATCCGTCGATATCCAACGGGATTTTTTCAATCCCGCCTTCGAGTTTGTAGGTCGTCAATTCGATGTTGTTTTCCCGTGCTTTTTTTTCGATTTCCACCCGCATCGTTTGAAAATAGACATCTTCGAGCTCTTCGTTATCGGTCAGCCAATATAAAAACGCGATGTTCTTCACGAGTGTTTTTAGTGTTTTTTTCCGGTATCCGATTTCTTCCGCCACTTCAAAAATCCTGGCTCTCGTCTCGTCTCCCACTGATAACGTCGGATCATTATTCAATACGCGGGATACCGTCGAAATCGAACAACCCACTTCTTTTGCAATATCTTTAATCGTCGCCATCATGCATCCGCCTCTTTTTTAAATTATTTTAAGTAAAAAGTTTTAGTAAATAAATAGATTAAAATATTTTATGCGTGGTAAAGTAAAAGGGAATAATTTTACTGATTTGATTATTGTATATGTATTATACCGTTAAAAAGGGTTAAATTTCACATGAAAAGAGGAGGAAAGAAATTGCAGGTCCGGATGAATTCACAAAAAGACAGGTCGGCACGATATCGTTTGAACAATGATCGTGGAATGGAAGTCGAGATTGCAAGCAAAGGAGGAAGCATTGAACGTTTGATCGTACCTGACCGAAATGGTCATCCCGAAAATATTATGTTTGACTGTTCTTTGGTAACGGTTCCTGCGATTCCTCGCGGTTTATCCGGCCGGTTGTATGATACGTCATCCGGTTCCGTTCACGAAATCGATCTGGCATTACATCAGCTTTCATTCACAGCTGAACCGTTTTCGACAACACAAGAATCCGGACTTCGTCTGTCGGCGGAAATAGCTGTCAATGGACAGGTGATCGCAATCGACATTCTTTATGTGCTGACTAACAACAATCAATTGATTCTCCGTTATGTAGCGACGACCAACCAGCCTCTTCGCCTCTCTTTGTCGCTTCCTATTTTCTTTAACCTAAGCGGTAATTTAAAAGCTAGTATTACACAACATGATTTAAAGTTTGCCAGTTCTTGTTTCATCCACCCCGTACCGGCGTTGTCGATTAATCCCTGCTTGCAACAGACGAAAGGAACACCCTTTGATTTTCGGTTAGGGCGTCGTCTGAACCGTTTCTTTTTAGACAAGATGTTTTCAAGGTCTCCTGCCGATACCTATTATTTATTTCATCAACAACCGGTCATCTCTGTTCATGAAGCCGTAAGCGGCCGCTGGATGACAATGGAAACTTCCCAGCCCGGCTTTGTGTTGTCTACAGCAGCGCATCATACCGATACTTTTTTTTCCGGTATTTGTTTTGATTCAACCGATTTCCTTCTGTCATCTCTCATTAACGGTCCAATTCCCTCCTTTCACGAGACGACTTATTCGTTCAGCACGACGTATTGATTTCACAGCAAGAGGAGGACAGCAGACTGTGCATCTGTCATCCTCCTCCGTTCGATTTGTTTTTACGAGTCCACCCGCGAACCTAGTTGATTTTCCGGATGACCCTGGTCCCGGCAAATTCATCCTCCGGCAGGATCGATCCGTCTCGCAGATATACTTCCCGATTTTTCCAGCCTTTAATCGGAGCAATCGTCTCCCGGTACACAATCCGTTTCGCAATCTGTTTGATGGCGAGCGGCTGGCCGTTCTCGCTGACGACCTGAATTTGAAACAGACGTTGCCCGACGGTTTGTCCGCTACCTGTTGACAGTTGGACCGTCTCAATCAAAAAATTAACGACCGGCTCCGTAATGAGTGAATGCACTGCTTTGTTCTTGATACGCTTCAATACCGTTTTCTCGAGCACACCGGAAACCATCCCTTGTACAACTAAGTCGACAACTCCCGCTCCGATTCGACGTTTTAATAATCCATCCATGTTCAGTTCCTCCTTTTTTTCAATTCCACTGACATTATCTCCTTCGTGATGGAAACAAAAAAACCTTTTTTAAAACGGAGATCTCCGTTCAAAAAAGGTTGTCTCTTCACGCATACAACAGGACAATCCCGCCCAAACCGAACAGACAGCCACCGTACAGGACGGCTACCAGTCGTTTACCGGATACCGGGATGTCTCGACGAACAAAGAGACGTCCGTACCTTACAGTCAAAACAATACCGATAATGAGTGCTGCAAGCGCAAGATTCGGTATATCAAGAACCGTTAAATACCAATTCAACATCTTCCCCATCCTCTCCCGTCGACTATTATGTATGTCCCCTGTCGGCCCAGCCACGCGGTACTCCTAGAGGCAACAAACAAGTCCTCTCTATTACCATGTTCTCGTGGATTTGATCCTTCTTTATTCGTTGAAGGTTCTACTTTAATGCTCTGAGCGTTCACCTTTGTTCGTTGTCGGTTGAGCTGTCAACGTTGAACTTTCACGTCAGGTTCCGGATAGAACCGATGTGAGGTGCCAGCGCACCGTTGTTTTGTTATCGCACAAAACAAGCGTGTTTGGTCACAGGAGTATCAGGCAAACAGGGGATGTTCCTCAGGCAAAAATTTTGGTCACTGTGTTGCTTTCCGATAACGTAAAATCCACTTCCGTTTCAAACGTATCAATCGTCTCATCGAGTTCAGCAATGACCTGACGCAGGTTCGACGGATCAATCAGATTCGGCTCCAGCCGCTCGAGGAACAAACGGCGTGACTTTTCCATCTCGTCCGCATTCCCTTTTTCCCGCGACCCGTATGTCGCTTCGATATGGCTATCCGCCCGCCGTACGACGTCTTGCCGTTCCGTCTCAATCGTCTGTTCGACTTGTCGGAGTTGTTCGCGTAACGTCTGCAACAGTTGCCGTTCATAGACAAGGCCGGTATCCCGACGGTCAATCGCCTCTGCGACGGTCATCTCACGCCCCTCCATCCGGACGATCGTCACGGCATTCGATGCCGTGATAGAAGACTTAATCCGGTTCCGGCGCTCCATTAAATCGCGGACTGACTGAAGGTTCGCTTTCGCTTCTTCCGCAAATACCACGACAGACGGATATCCTGCCGGTGCCTGACTGCCACTTTGCACACCGATAAACGATTTCGTCTGCGCTTTTTGAATCCGTTTATCTAAATTCTTCAACTCTACTAATCCACGATGGATGGACATTTCGATTCGTTCGATGAGGACCACACCCTTTTCTGATTCCATCTTTTTTTCAGAATAACATATCCTGAATTGGAAATGGATCCTCATCCGACAGTTTCCACCTTACAAAATTGTCATATTTTTAATCTGATAAGGGATTATTTACCTTATACTAGAAGAAGACGATTTTTTTCAGAAAAGAGGTTTTTTAATGCATCAACACCGATTACAGGTTACGGCAGCCCGGTCTGTCACCTGGACCAGACACCACCTTCCTCCGGTCCAAGAACACGAACTGCTTGTCCGGACGATTGCCGGCGCGATCAGCATCGGGGCTGAACTGCCGCAAGTCCGGGGCGACGACCCCACTGATCCGTCTCCAGCCTATCCGAAAGAGACCGGCTACGAAAGCTACGCCACCGTTATCGCTGTCGGAGATCAGGTCACCCGGTTTCAAGTCGGCGACCGCCTGCTTGCATTTTACGGACATCAGGATATCGCACTCGTCGAAGAAGCCAAAGCCATTCCTGTTCCGGACGGCATATCCGCCAAACTCGCATTGCTGAACATCCTATCGTGCGATGCTGCGAAAGGCGTCCGGAAACTAGAACCAAAACCGACGGACCCGGTTTTAGTGACCGGGATGGGTGTCATCGGACTGCTGACCGTTTTCTATCTGCGGCATTACTATCATGTCGACCGAATTGTTGTCTCCGACCCTGATCCGGTCCGAACATCGCTTGCCCTGTCACTCGGGGCGCATACTTTGTACTCAGACACTGATCCATTCGTCGAGACGTTTACACATGCACTGGAATGTTCCGCACGCCAGGACGCTTTCGCCTTATTGCAGGAAAAGCTTGTTCCCCATGGACAGCTCTGCATTCTTTCAGACGGGAATCACGAGACCTTATCGTTGACTGCCGCCTTTTACGAAAAGGAATTGCGGCTGATCGGCTCAAGTGACGGCTGGGATTATCAGGACCATGCCGCATGGTTTTTTAAGACGGCACCACATGTCCCGCAGCTCGAACGGCTGTTTGAACAAACAGTTGCTTCTCAGGATTTAGCCGGATGTTTCGAGAACTTGCTGACAGACACGACGCCTTTAAAGGTTTTCGTCACGTACCCGTCCACTGATTAACGCGAGCGGACTCACGGTCCGGACTTCAAGACCGTTTGGATCCTGCCCAGGCAGCGTAGGCGTTCCGGAAAACACAGCCTGTCTGAAATGCATCCGTTCCGCTACAATCGTCGTAATTTCCGGAACAGGCCGATCCAGTAATTGAGACAACAGCTTCTCAAGACCTGGTGTCGACGTCGCAATGTCGAGTTGCAGCAGTTGGTCACCCGTTTCTGACTGGATGGCATCAGGATGGGTCTGCAGTTCGATCCGGAAACCAAACGGTGTCTGAATGAACGTCCGGCGTTCGTTTGCCTGGACCGTTAATCCGACCGCTCCGCCCGGCCGAGGATCTGCAGCCGGTCGGCTTCTGTCACGAGAAATCCGATATGATCAAACATCACCTTTTTTCCGTAACCGAACGTCATGTTGATCGCTCCGCGTTTCATCTCAATGATCCGAAACAGAATCGGTTGCTCGCGGAAATCATCCCAGTCGAGCGGAGGATCAAACGAGGTGAACGCTCCTTCGTATCTACCAATCCGTTGTGTCACCTGAAAACCGAGCTGCTGATAAAACCGTTCCGTTTCTTCAACGAAAGGTGTCCATAGATGATAATGAAATAACATATGTATCTCTCCCTATATCATGATATCGTCAAGCGTCAAAAGATTAACCTCGCCACTCTCCGTTAGCAACTGTTTTAGCAAGTGGACGTGTGCAAGACCATAGATGATGACAACCTGCTCATCTTGTCCTGTAAGGCATGCAAGGATATTTTTAAAAATCATCAGGTTGCGATAATACCAATATCGCGATACCCACTCCATTCCAGGTTCACCAAGACAAGCAAGTTTTAAATAAGTCTGATGCATCTCCTGCACCCGTCCATCTGTGTTAATTGTTTGTAGAAAAGAAAGCAACGGCAGTTCGGCAAATTCCTGTTCCATCTGTTGCATTCGTTTTGTCTCCTTGGAAATGATTTCGTCAAATCGTTCAGGCTTTTCCTCTCTAAGCTGTCCAAGCGATGGTATCCCGTCAATCAATTGATTCCAATCATTGATTCCAATCAATTGCTTAAATTAAATTGAGACCAACTTGGGATGCGAGACGAAAACCCAGCTGGTGCCGTTCATCCGCGGTCAGCGTCAAGTTGCCAGCACGATACGCCGCGTATTCATGCGTCAAATCCTGTTGGTTCTCCAATTGCGTTTCCAGCATGATTTTTGTCGGACGAAAGTTAGACAGGACACTCAAAACATCCTTAACTTGTGTTTGCCGGTCCGGTGTCAGGACTGAATTACCTTGTAGATGAAGCAAATCACCGTTATCCGGACGATCAAAATGTATACATCCAAGCAGTAAGACATTGGCGCGTGACCTCATCTCAATCCCCCTTTCTTAATTCTCTTCTCACATATTACAACAATTGTCAAAAAAAACCATACCCCATAAAAAATATCCGACAAAAACACGGATCCTCATCTGGATCCGCGTTACGATTACATCATTACCTTTTTTGAAAAGAAAGGTTAATCTGCCAGCGTTTTTTACGTTTTGAATTTTCAACTGGTCTCCGGTAACAATTGTTTGATTAACAACGTTTTCCCGCTGATTTCTTTCGGAATTTCCGGAACTGCCCGTAACAACACTTCCATTTGTCCGCCAAACAACCGCTTCAAGACGAAGTACAGTTCCTTTTCGTGTTCTTCTTTAAAACAACGTTCATCCGGTACGTACAGCATGACGATTTCTTCCTTGTCGGATTGAATATATTGGACCCGTTCGATACAGTTCGGGAAAGCGCGAACGATACCGGCCAGTTCTCCCTCGAAAATCCGATGACCGTCTTTCAGTTGAATGAAACTTCGTCCCCGTCCGTCAATTGACGCGATGACCGGTCCGTCGTGCCCGCACTGGCACGTTGTTTCACTCAGCGTCATACGATCTCCAACACGGTACCGGACGAGCGGAGTGCCGTGTGTATCAAAGCTCGTCACGAGAATCTGACCATCTTCTTCAACCTCAATGATGCCCATTTCATAGTGCAGATGTTTTTTACCATAGCGACATTCTGCAACGATAGGTGCTCCCTCGGATGAGGCATACTGATCAAAAATCGGCGCATGAAACACTTCCTCAATCAATTGGCGTTCCGCCGGAGTCATCATTTCCGCCGTCGGGAAAATCGCCTTCGGGCGGAACGTACACGGAATATTGTATTTTTTGGCATGACGGGCCACTTCGATCATGCCTGAAGGTAAACCATCGATTGATTCCGGGTTAAACCGGTTCAATTGTTCGATGTACGAGGCTGCCGTTTGTGGATTAATATTTTTTATCGTAAACAACATCTGATTGATCGTTTTATTCATCCGCCAATACACCGGTGCTTTTTGTGATTCTGCCGCTAACGTCTGAGCCGTGAAGCTGGCGCGTCGCATGCCGCGTTCAATCCCGTGTGTCCACTTAAAGTAGTCGAGATGCGCCATCCGGATCTGCATATCTTCTTTTGTGTAATGGACTTGAATCGACTTCCCTGTCGTCCCGCCTGTTTTCCCGAGGATCGGCGCCCGGATTTTAGCATGGACGTCTGCATTACGCGTCCGGAGGATTTCCTTGCTCAATATCGGAATTTGCTTTAACTCATCCAATGCCTGGAGCGGTAATCTGATTTGATGTTGCTCGAACAGCTCTTGATAATAGGAACTGTACGTCTGGCAAAATAGCAGAAATTGATTCAGTCGTGCCAGTTGTTCCACTTGCGCATTCGTCCGAAAACGTTCTTTTTCCTTCAATTCTTGTAACCGTTTCTGATAAACCGGACCATATCGTTCCTGGTAGAGCATGCGACCGTAAACCGTCGTTAAGATATTTTGAAAAAAAATCGGTGAATGAAAGTAAATCGATTGCTTGAGTTGCATACGCTCACTCCTCTCATATCCCAGTCAGAAATTTCAGTTGTAACGTCAGCCATTTCCTGTTACTTACATCTTATTTCCAGTGTTTCACCTGTTCAATCAAATCTTAATAAACAAGCTTAGCTTTTATTCGGATACCGTTTTATGATAATAAACTGATATCACAAACATCTTTTAACGATTCTTCCTTTATTCTTTTTCTTTTACTGTTTTCGGTGAAAAAAAACAAAAAAAGAGGCTATTTCAGCCTCCTTGAACCGCCATCATATTTTTCGTTCCCCCAGCTCTTCGTCTGTCCCAAACATCCGCACCTGAATCGCTCCGAGCACGAGCTTTAACTCTTTCGGGTTCAACTGGTCGATGATTTCGATTATGGTCAACGTCGTACGACCGTTATACAGTTGTACCAAAAGCTGACGTTCCACATCGATCATCCGGTCATCAATCGGTTCAGCCAACATTTCCTGATAAAAAAAATCACCCGTTTCCGGAAAAAAATAATCACTGAACAATTGCATCAATTGTAGATTCCCCGTTGCTAAAAACAAGATTGCCTGAAACGGCGTTTTCGCCCGATTCCGTGTACTCAAGCGTTTTAAAATCATCTGATACCGCTTATTGTGTTGATCATCTAAGAAACAGACTGGATTCATATTCGCCCTCTCCTTAAATTAAAAAGTAAGTAGTATGTACCTGGAAAACGATAATTCGCCTTCACTCATTTGATCTCTTTTTCTTTTTCCCTGTTTTTCACACATCAAGCCTATTATCTCATGAAAACATCTGAAGGGATTACGAATGGTTTGATTCGGGTAAATTCAACAAGTAATGCCAATCGAGGGGGAAAACATATGACGCAAACACGCAAACGCCTGGCACTTGCAGGTGCAACCGGATATATCGGACACAATCTCTTAAACGAACTCAAGAAAAAATATAACGTCATCGCTTTGTCACGAAACGGGGACGATAAGGACGACGAATCCCATGTCGAATGGCGCTCGTGC
This region includes:
- a CDS encoding phenylacetate--CoA ligase family protein, which gives rise to MQLKQSIYFHSPIFFQNILTTVYGRMLYQERYGPVYQKRLQELKEKERFRTNAQVEQLARLNQFLLFCQTYSSYYQELFEQHQIRLPLQALDELKQIPILSKEILRTRNADVHAKIRAPILGKTGGTTGKSIQVHYTKEDMQIRMAHLDYFKWTHGIERGMRRASFTAQTLAAESQKAPVYWRMNKTINQMLFTIKNINPQTAASYIEQLNRFNPESIDGLPSGMIEVARHAKKYNIPCTFRPKAIFPTAEMMTPAERQLIEEVFHAPIFDQYASSEGAPIVAECRYGKKHLHYEMGIIEVEEDGQILVTSFDTHGTPLVRYRVGDRMTLSETTCQCGHDGPVIASIDGRGRSFIQLKDGHRIFEGELAGIVRAFPNCIERVQYIQSDKEEIVMLYVPDERCFKEEHEKELYFVLKRLFGGQMEVLLRAVPEIPKEISGKTLLIKQLLPETS
- a CDS encoding zinc-binding alcohol dehydrogenase, with the protein product MHQHRLQVTAARSVTWTRHHLPPVQEHELLVRTIAGAISIGAELPQVRGDDPTDPSPAYPKETGYESYATVIAVGDQVTRFQVGDRLLAFYGHQDIALVEEAKAIPVPDGISAKLALLNILSCDAAKGVRKLEPKPTDPVLVTGMGVIGLLTVFYLRHYYHVDRIVVSDPDPVRTSLALSLGAHTLYSDTDPFVETFTHALECSARQDAFALLQEKLVPHGQLCILSDGNHETLSLTAAFYEKELRLIGSSDGWDYQDHAAWFFKTAPHVPQLERLFEQTVASQDLAGCFENLLTDTTPLKVFVTYPSTD
- a CDS encoding sugar ABC transporter permease, whose translation is MATGNKTRTVRLTLTYLILLFVATCIIYPLLWTIGASFNPGNSLVSTSIIPKNPTLDHYRELFAGKESLQYGHWYMNSLKISLFTMLGTVVSVSFTAYAFSRFRFKGRQQALTLFLLLQMIPQFSALIALFVLAQLLGMMNSHWLLILLYIGGQIPMNTYLMKGYMDSIPVDLDESAKLDGAGHTRIFIQIILPLCRPMLAVVAMNGFTGPLGDFVLASTILRTQEAYTLPIGLFNLVNEAMGASYTTFAAGAILISIPVAVLFVLLQKHFVSGLTAGGTKG
- a CDS encoding DUF5694 domain-containing protein, with the protein product MRSRANVLLLGCIHFDRPDNGDLLHLQGNSVLTPDRQTQVKDVLSVLSNFRPTKIMLETQLENQQDLTHEYAAYRAGNLTLTADERHQLGFRLASQVGLNLI
- a CDS encoding LacI family DNA-binding transcriptional regulator, with protein sequence MATIKDIAKEVGCSISTVSRVLNNDPTLSVGDETRARIFEVAEEIGYRKKTLKTLVKNIAFLYWLTDNEELEDVYFQTMRVEIEKKARENNIELTTYKLEGGIEKIPLDIDGFIAVGSFMNRELEYLRELTPHGVFIDSTPDPAHYDSVRPDLAQITRQAVEVLVEQGHEKIGFIGGTYHNLDTDAEEMDGRERAFRQTMEERDLLREDFIFCRQGFSVDNGHYLMNQAVEQLGEELPTAFYVAADPIAVGCLQVLNEQQIEIPKRVSLISVNDTSISKYVSPPLTTFHIDLEEICQNAIQLLLERVLKKRNIVKTVYIGAELITRKSTL
- a CDS encoding carbohydrate ABC transporter permease; amino-acid sequence: MQHRKIGLMLSIIPGLGQLYHRQWMKGGLLLAVSIAFWIAFADLLNMGLWGIVTLGTEVPRDNSIFLLAQGIIAIIVLLFGIGLYVFNLRDAYRNGQKRDQGVRPDSLWSDYRNLMDQGYPYLVSGPSLFLLIFAVIFPILFSFALAFTNYDLYHSPPAKLADWVGFSTFAQIFTVDIWRSTFFDVLSWTIVWTLVASTLQVSLGIFLAVLVNQKEVQFKRVIRTIFVLPWAVPGFVTILVFAGLFNDSFGAINLDILSLFGLDPVPWLTDEKWTRVALVFMQGWLGFPYVFLVTTGVLQSIPDDLYEAATIDGASMFAKFRHITMPMVLIAMSPIIITQFTFNFNNFNIIYLFNGGGPSVPGSNAGGTDILVSWIYKLTMQSGQYALAAALTILLSIFVIAIALWQFRRTNAFKEGA
- a CDS encoding extracellular solute-binding protein, which codes for MKKTITYMTVLSSLALTVSLAACGPGEESQKKDETSGKEAKLVVWEDIEKGEGIKDIVSKFEQDNGVDVKVVEKPYAKQIEDLRLDGPAGTGPDLLTMPGDQIGTAVTEGIIKEMDVPKEVQSIYTDVALDSQKVDGKLYGVPKAVETTVLYYNKKLVSEEKLPKTLEEWYALSKKTATGQSFGFLALFDQIYYAQSVLSGYGGYIFKLDDQGKYQTNRVGLGNTGAIEGATYIQKFYKEKLFPAGIIGEQGINVLESLFTEGKAAAIISGPWNVEPFTKAGIDFGITKLPELENGKNMSSFIGVKSYNVSAYSKRSELASKLALYLTNAENSKKRFVITKEVPAVSALAEDPAVTKSPAAQAVAEQSKFSELTPNVPEMNEVWKPVDAALQTIATGKAGPEAAMKQAVKTIDGQIKAKHGTK
- a CDS encoding RDD family protein; this translates as MDGLLKRRIGAGVVDLVVQGMVSGVLEKTVLKRIKNKAVHSLITEPVVNFLIETVQLSTGSGQTVGQRLFQIQVVSENGQPLAIKQIAKRIVYRETIAPIKGWKNREVYLRDGSILPEDEFAGTRVIRKIN
- a CDS encoding DUF5694 domain-containing protein encodes the protein MIGINDWNQLIDGIPSLGQLREEKPERFDEIISKETKRMQQMEQEFAELPLLSFLQTINTDGRVQEMHQTYLKLACLGEPGMEWVSRYWYYRNLMIFKNILACLTGQDEQVVIIYGLAHVHLLKQLLTESGEVNLLTLDDIMI